The sequence AGAAACTTCTCCATATACTTCTGTTCAACACCAATCAATCTCAATtcaatcaaaccaaaaataTCCCAAAAATACTCACTTTCAATCCAACTAGTGGAACTCCATCTCCCATCATTGGAAGGCCTTCCTCCTCAATACCACTCAACCAAAGGCCTACCACCCCATCTCATGGCAACCCTCAAGAAAGCACTTGACATGTCAAGCGCTAACTTCACCAAAATCTTGGAACACTTGAAACCAGACTTGTTGATCTATGACTTCCTCATGCCATGGGTGCCGGAAGCGGCTCGGCGTATGAATATTCCGGCTGTCAACTTCATGATAGTCTCGACGGTAGCGATTGCTTTTGTAGTTCATAGAGTAAAAAATCCTAGTGAAGAATTTCCTTTTCCGGGATTTTTTTTCCATGACTACGAGAAATTGTTGCTTGACAAAGCTCTCGAAGATGGCCAAGACAAATATAAGTTCTATAACTGCTTGGAACAATCTTGTAATATTGTTTTGATGAAGACTTTCCATGAATTGGAAGGAAAGTATCTAGATTATCTTTCTGTAATCTTCAAGAAAAAGATGGTTCCTGTCGGTTCGCTCGTTCAAGACCCTGTTCAAGAAATCGAAGATGGAAGCAAAGAGATGATCAAATGGCTTGATAGGAAGGAACAATCATCGACCGTGCTTGTATCGTTTGGAAGCGAGTACTTCTTAACCAAGGAAGAAAGGGAAGAAGTAGCTTATGGACTTGAGATTAGCCAAGTAAACTTCATATGGGTCATTAGGTTTCATGAAGAAGAGAAAACCAACCTTGAAGAATCACTTCCACCCAAATTCATCGATCGGATCGGAGAGAGAGGGATTGTTGTAGAAGGTTGGGCACCTCAAGCAAGGATTCTAAGGCATTGTAGCATTGCAGGGTTTGTGAGTCATTGTGGATGGGGTTCAGTGATGGAGAGTATGAAGTTAGGAGTGCCAACAATAACAATGCCAATGCAACTTGATCAACCATTGAATGCTAGGTTGGTGGAAGATGTTGGGGTTGGTTTACAAGTAAAGAGAAACAAGAGTGGGAGGTTTGAAAGGGAAGAGATAGCAAAGGTGATTAGAGAGCTAGTGGTGGAGAAAAATGGAGATGTCAAGAGGAAAGCTAAGGATATGAGTCAGCATTTGATTAATAAAGGAGAGGCagagattgataaagtggtcaATGAATTGATCAATCTATGTGAATTTTGAACTACATCACTATATTCATATCTCattatacaaatataatatatatatatatatatatatatatatatttatatataccaCTTTTCTCTAGGGCCTTATAATAAGGGTGTATTTTGTGGGTTTCTGTCTCTGAGAGATTTTAAAACTTTATACATATCCCTCACATGACCTTGCACCACATAAATCACTGCAAAATACGAGCCTTGTTAAGTGGATAATGCAATTGCTttgccaaaaacaaaatcatttccTTGTCTTCTCTAAAAAGTTGCTtaaaatgacaatcaaacaGTAAAATCGCTTTTGTTATAAGAATGGATTCTAGAGCTGTTGATAGCAAAACCAAACTGAACCCAATTAAATTCCTTAAGTAGTAGTCAAAAGCTTGTAATTCAAGAACTACACAAAAATCTCTTGGTTTCAAACCAGTAACTTTGTACAtggaacaaaatatttaaagtaGATAATTCTAGCTACAAATGTCTTGCCAGAGACTTTTGtatgcttttcttttccttttaaacAATGGTGTTCAAGGTTTCACCTTCATTGATTCTTTTAGCATGTATAGTCGTATCTAAGGGTTTGCAGTTCTCAGAATGTATAGTCTTCTTAAAATTATCATCTCATAATTTGAGAAGTGTGACACATCACATCATAGTTTTGTGTTTACTTCACCAGACTTAGTCTCCGTCAAACCACAAAATATGCAAAATCGTTATTAGgatagaaaagggaaaaaaaaaagtgtaaaatcAAAAGCCCATCAAACTTTCAAATTGGGCTTCGAATCACGCATGTCCAGAGCCTACAAGCCTCATGTTCAGATATATTTTGTGTTAGACTAATTAAAGCGAGGTCTAAATACAGAAAAATTCTCTggtgagggatccctcatttTATTTAAAGTGAGGGATctatctaacaccattcatttaGAATAAGTGCGACCCTCCACACATGATGTGACCCGTGCATGAATGTTGTTAGATGGATTccgcattttaaataaagtgagggatccctcaccaGAGAAGCCCTCCTaaatacaatattatttttgtagCGTGTGGAGAACGTCGTTTATTCCTCCTTTGTTTGTAAGAACtacttattattattagtagTTAAGAATACTAGTGATTGGGTCTATATGCTTATTTTGATAGGATATGCAATTTTTCAACGAGTTTTTGATCGAAGGACTATTTGTCTATTCTATTGTATTTTCATGTAAATAAGGGCAAGAAAGTTCTATGGAAAAATGGTGGTTCAATTCGATGTTATCTAGGAGGAAGGTAGACTACCGATGTTGTTTAAGTAAATCAATGGATAGTCTTGGTCCTATTGAAAATGTTAGTGTACGTGAAGATCCTATTCTAAATGATAGGAATAAAAAAATGCATCCTTGGAGTGATACTGACAGTTCTAGTTACAGTAATCTTGATCATTTAGCAGGCGGTTGGGGTGTTTTTAATTTCAGTTCTGATGAAACTTTTTTAGTTAGGGATAGTAATAGGGACAGTTATTCCATCTATTTTGATATTGAAACTCAAATTTTTGAGATTGACAATGAGCATTCGTTTATAAGTGAACTGGAAAATTCTTTTTATACTTATCGAATTTTAAGTTATCTGAATAATAGATCCGATAGTGAAGATCCCCGCTATGACACTTTGGTATATAATACTAAACACAGTTGGAATAATCACATTAATAGTTGCATTGACACTTATTTTCGTTGAGAGAGATATTATTATCAATtggatttttattcttttgacaACGTAAAATGTTTAGGTATATCTTCCGACGAAAAAATCACCTTTATTATGAAAAAGAATGGATGGAAGAACCTCACATTACATAAATTTAAGTGCAGCCGGTGATTCTCAAACTTGTGAAATAAtcagaaatatactttgaaatGACCCAAAACATTTTACCCTAATTTCGACATAATTTTTCACTAAGTTGTCATCTTGATTGAAGTAATAtggaaataaaacaaaagttttttttttaaaagtaataTATTATTTCTGTTTGGCAACCTAGAAAATTAATAGACATGACGTAGTTGAATCAGTTGAACATCTTACAAAGTCCATTTGTCACTAGGCAAAAATCCAAATACCCAAAAGTAGTAGTGGCAAATGCATGTATGTACTACTAACTCATGAATTGACACTTTCTATTACTTTGTCAAAGTGCTTACATAGAGAtccaggaagaagaagaaaaatctaTTTTTACAGTCGTAAGTGATTACGTATATCTGTGTTGAATCCGATCAATTGATTAGTGTGCAGTGCATCAATGAAAATTCCTTCCCCTTTAGATTACAGCATATTCTACACCGATATGATTATTACATTGACATTAAAGgtctttttctaattttctatatGCTTCTCCCATAAGAGCGCCGATAAATTTTAAAGTTTACGTGCCCCTCATCTTAGTCAGATCTGACCAATAGTTGAGATCgaagatgataaaaaaaatctccaCACCACAAATCGTCATCTGACCACCGTTTCAGACAATCGACCTACAAGCTACAACTAGAAACGCGCTAGAAATTAAGCTTGAAGTAGTGACACTGTCGACTCTTCCCATCTTCGATCAGACCAACTCTAACGTCCCCTCCGGTCATCGACGATACTATTCAACTACTCTTGACTAGTCATTGGAATCTGGCGTCTCGTGTACGACTCAAACAGGTGaaactttgtgtttttttaaaaaattatcatcAACTTTAATTTCAGTTATTGGTCAGATTCAACGGTTGAGATTAGAGACATGTATAGAAGAATTCtcctatataagtatatatagaaCTAAAGTAGACTCAaattgatagaa is a genomic window of Tripterygium wilfordii isolate XIE 37 chromosome 16, ASM1340144v1, whole genome shotgun sequence containing:
- the LOC119980346 gene encoding UDP-glucosyltransferase 29-like, yielding MEVRQKTISVLMFPWLAHGHISPYLELAKKLTKRNFSIYFCSTPINLNSIKPKISQKYSLSIQLVELHLPSLEGLPPQYHSTKGLPPHLMATLKKALDMSSANFTKILEHLKPDLLIYDFLMPWVPEAARRMNIPAVNFMIVSTVAIAFVVHRVKNPSEEFPFPGFFFHDYEKLLLDKALEDGQDKYKFYNCLEQSCNIVLMKTFHELEGKYLDYLSVIFKKKMVPVGSLVQDPVQEIEDGSKEMIKWLDRKEQSSTVLVSFGSEYFLTKEEREEVAYGLEISQVNFIWVIRFHEEEKTNLEESLPPKFIDRIGERGIVVEGWAPQARILRHCSIAGFVSHCGWGSVMESMKLGVPTITMPMQLDQPLNARLVEDVGVGLQVKRNKSGRFEREEIAKVIRELVVEKNGDVKRKAKDMSQHLINKGEAEIDKVVNELINLCEF